A stretch of the Candidatus Chromulinivoraceae bacterium genome encodes the following:
- the rsmA gene encoding 16S rRNA (adenine(1518)-N(6)/adenine(1519)-N(6))-dimethyltransferase RsmA yields MAAPNKALGQHWLRDRDTLAYIADAADISQSDTVLEIGPGLGTLTSELLRQAGSVVAVEFDSELARKLPGQFPGKNLTIINQDILTFDLSSLPSGYKVVANVPYYITSKIVKLLMTAKNKPSTVVLLVQKEVAERLAARAGDMSILAISAQVFAEVELGDTVPAALFTPPPKVDSAVVILRARAQPLVDDMDEKDFFRLVKAGFSAKRKKLRGSLSGGLGISKDQAADFLIKASITPDSRAEDLSIEQWHTLLESGILEV; encoded by the coding sequence ATGGCAGCACCTAACAAAGCTCTGGGTCAACACTGGCTTCGCGATCGCGATACACTTGCATACATTGCCGATGCTGCTGATATCTCGCAGAGCGATACTGTTTTAGAGATCGGTCCAGGTCTCGGGACGCTTACGAGTGAACTCCTGCGACAAGCGGGCAGCGTTGTGGCTGTAGAATTTGATAGCGAGCTTGCACGTAAATTACCTGGTCAATTTCCGGGTAAAAATCTCACTATTATTAATCAGGACATTCTGACATTTGATCTTTCGAGCCTACCCTCAGGATATAAGGTAGTGGCAAATGTGCCGTATTATATTACGAGCAAAATTGTAAAACTTTTGATGACGGCTAAAAATAAACCATCTACGGTTGTGCTTTTAGTACAGAAAGAGGTTGCCGAGCGTCTTGCGGCGCGTGCGGGAGATATGAGCATTTTGGCAATTAGTGCACAGGTTTTTGCAGAGGTGGAACTTGGCGATACTGTCCCGGCTGCATTATTTACACCACCACCAAAGGTGGATTCAGCCGTTGTGATTTTACGTGCACGTGCCCAACCCTTGGTAGATGATATGGATGAGAAAGATTTCTTCCGTCTCGTAAAAGCTGGTTTTTCTGCAAAACGTAAAAAGCTTCGTGGTAGTCTGTCTGGTGGACTCGGAATTTCTAAGGACCAAGCAGCTGATTTTTTGATTAAAGCTAGTATTACACCTGACTCACGTGCGGAGGATCTCTCGATAGAACAGTGGCATACTCTATTAGAATCAGGTATCCTAGAGGTATGA
- a CDS encoding laccase domain-containing protein codes for MIASDQPTIFGSAVKAAISSKDDGNMKYGIGDDGEVEKNRRLFLDKVGISIDHATLVGITYATDDFAKYRIAKPSEKTIGMRTMENVEHADALVVEQPGHALFLPLADCVGVVLYDDDHHVLMVSHIGRHSAEIEGARRSVEFLAEQYGTDPATLKIWLSPGVGKASYPLHKFKGESLHEVIARQLVGVGVSMSHIENSHIDTATSSNYYSHSEYLKGNDDQGRFAIVAEMCEQGEPAF; via the coding sequence ATGATTGCGTCTGACCAGCCGACCATTTTTGGTTCTGCCGTAAAAGCGGCCATTTCATCTAAAGATGATGGCAACATGAAATATGGCATTGGAGACGACGGCGAAGTTGAAAAAAATCGCCGTCTGTTTTTGGATAAGGTCGGAATCTCTATTGATCATGCGACTCTTGTGGGTATTACATATGCGACCGATGACTTTGCAAAGTACCGTATAGCAAAACCAAGTGAGAAAACGATCGGCATGCGTACAATGGAAAACGTCGAACATGCCGATGCGCTTGTAGTAGAACAACCTGGGCATGCATTATTTTTGCCCCTTGCAGATTGTGTAGGGGTGGTACTATACGATGATGATCATCACGTGTTGATGGTTTCACATATTGGTAGGCACAGTGCTGAGATTGAGGGCGCTCGCCGCAGTGTGGAATTTTTAGCCGAGCAGTATGGCACAGACCCTGCGACACTAAAAATATGGCTGAGCCCAGGCGTTGGCAAGGCGTCATATCCACTACATAAATTCAAGGGTGAGAGCTTGCACGAGGTTATCGCACGGCAATTAGTTGGGGTCGGTGTCTCTATGTCTCATATTGAAAACAGTCATATTGATACGGCAACAAGTAGCAATTACTATTCGCATAGCGAATATCTAAAAGGTAATGATGACCAGGGACGTTTTGCGATTGTTGCTGAAATGTGCGAGCAGGGTGAGCCTGCTTTTTAG
- the metG gene encoding methionine--tRNA ligase, giving the protein MGKKLYITTAIPYVNGTPHIGNALDYLYADIWTRYQKQNGHEVRFQVGTDEHGNKIAAKAAEAGMTPKEYTDKMYGNFELLMKKMDAQYTDFIRTTDAHHEGAVQYIWQKLQPYIYKGSYDGWYCVGHEAFFTEKEVAETNGICPDHQKPYEKVSEENYYLKTSAFTDQIREAIETDRMQIVPETRKNEFLELIKNGLQDVSISRPRKNLSWGVPVPGDHDQVMYVWLDALANYITVLGYPDQEGWQEYWPADIQVVGKDILRFHAGIWPAMLLGLDLPLPKKLLVHGHVNVGGAKMSKSVGNVVDPNEIIDNYGVDAFRYFFTRHIPTQDDGDFTWEKFENAYNNELGNDLGNVVSRVASMVTRYQAGVVGETPNGEHDMQPYRQAISDLRFDRALDETWLMVRSLNQYLESVKPWEIAKKRESEPDAEAHLGEVLGHAVNTLLQISDLLVPFLPSTAETIRKTFESGVVVPIAREGGIFPKIYLHTPNPREQK; this is encoded by the coding sequence ATGGGTAAAAAACTATATATTACGACTGCAATCCCCTATGTTAACGGCACGCCGCACATCGGTAATGCCCTTGACTATCTTTATGCTGATATTTGGACACGCTACCAAAAACAGAACGGACACGAGGTTCGTTTTCAGGTAGGAACCGACGAACACGGAAATAAAATCGCTGCAAAAGCCGCTGAAGCTGGCATGACGCCAAAAGAGTATACCGATAAAATGTACGGTAACTTTGAGCTGCTTATGAAAAAGATGGATGCTCAGTATACCGACTTCATTCGTACGACTGACGCTCACCATGAAGGTGCTGTACAGTACATCTGGCAAAAACTTCAACCGTATATCTATAAAGGTAGTTATGATGGTTGGTACTGCGTGGGTCATGAGGCTTTCTTTACCGAGAAAGAGGTAGCGGAAACCAACGGTATTTGCCCTGATCATCAAAAACCTTACGAAAAAGTAAGTGAAGAAAACTACTATCTAAAGACAAGTGCATTTACTGATCAAATCCGCGAAGCTATCGAAACTGATCGCATGCAGATTGTGCCAGAAACGCGTAAGAACGAGTTTTTGGAACTTATTAAGAATGGTCTTCAAGATGTGAGTATTTCACGTCCACGTAAAAATCTCAGTTGGGGTGTTCCTGTACCTGGTGATCACGATCAGGTGATGTACGTATGGCTTGATGCCCTCGCCAACTACATCACGGTGCTTGGTTATCCAGACCAAGAGGGCTGGCAGGAATATTGGCCTGCAGATATACAAGTTGTTGGTAAGGATATTTTGCGTTTCCATGCTGGTATCTGGCCGGCAATGTTACTGGGTCTTGATTTGCCTCTTCCTAAGAAACTTCTAGTCCACGGTCATGTGAACGTTGGCGGCGCTAAAATGAGCAAGTCAGTTGGCAACGTCGTTGACCCTAACGAGATTATCGACAACTATGGCGTCGATGCGTTCCGCTATTTCTTCACACGACATATTCCGACACAGGACGACGGTGACTTCACCTGGGAAAAATTTGAAAACGCCTACAATAATGAGCTTGGCAATGATCTTGGAAACGTTGTTTCCCGCGTTGCAAGCATGGTGACACGTTACCAAGCGGGTGTTGTCGGTGAAACTCCCAACGGCGAACATGACATGCAACCATACCGCCAAGCAATTAGCGATTTACGGTTCGATCGTGCACTTGATGAAACGTGGCTAATGGTTAGGTCGCTGAATCAATATCTTGAAAGTGTGAAACCGTGGGAAATTGCTAAAAAACGTGAATCGGAGCCGGACGCTGAGGCTCATCTTGGTGAAGTGCTTGGACACGCGGTAAATACATTACTGCAAATCAGTGATCTATTAGTACCATTCTTGCCATCGACTGCTGAAACTATTCGTAAAACGTTTGAGAGTGGCGTGGTTGTTCCTATTGCACGTGAAGGTGGTATATTCCCTAAAATTTACCTCCACACTCCTAACCCGCGCGAACAAAAATAA
- a CDS encoding TatD family hydrolase — MLVDTHCHIHEQSYPLDAEETIKNAHQAGVMKMICVGTNEQSSEEAVMFAQKHEGIYSSIGVHPHETKDGWEKILSLVESPKLVGVGEIGLDYFYTHSPKKVQIAALEAQIDMALKANLPIIFHVREAFDDFWPVFDNFHGIRGELHSFTDTTVNMEAGLARGLFIGVNGISTFTKSEAQQVMFAHIPLERMLFETDAPFLTPAPFRGKVNEPAFVKQIATFHAGVRSVSPERIAAITTANAQTLFNLS; from the coding sequence ATGCTAGTCGATACGCACTGTCATATTCACGAGCAGTCATACCCGCTTGATGCTGAAGAAACGATAAAAAACGCACATCAGGCGGGCGTGATGAAAATGATATGTGTGGGTACAAACGAGCAAAGCTCGGAAGAAGCGGTTATGTTTGCTCAAAAGCACGAAGGTATTTATTCGTCTATTGGTGTGCATCCGCATGAGACAAAAGATGGTTGGGAAAAGATTCTCTCTTTAGTGGAGTCTCCAAAACTCGTTGGTGTGGGTGAGATTGGTCTGGACTATTTTTACACACATAGTCCCAAAAAAGTGCAGATAGCTGCCCTTGAAGCCCAAATAGATATGGCATTAAAGGCAAATTTGCCGATTATTTTTCATGTCCGCGAGGCATTTGACGATTTTTGGCCCGTCTTTGACAATTTTCACGGTATCCGCGGTGAATTGCATAGTTTTACAGATACGACGGTTAATATGGAAGCAGGTCTAGCGCGCGGACTCTTTATCGGCGTGAACGGTATTAGTACGTTCACAAAGAGCGAAGCACAGCAAGTGATGTTTGCACACATTCCTCTCGAGAGAATGCTATTTGAAACGGACGCACCTTTCTTGACTCCTGCGCCATTTCGTGGTAAAGTGAATGAACCAGCGTTCGTGAAACAAATTGCGACGTTTCATGCTGGTGTACGTAGTGTTTCACCCGAGCGAATCGCGGCTATCACTACGGCAAATGCACAAACGCTTTTTAATCTTTCTTAA
- a CDS encoding cysteine desulfurase family protein: MSIKEVIYLDHAAATPLDERVFRRMQPYFSELFYNPSSPYAPALAVRRDYDAAKQTIASSIGAKSDELVMTAGATESINLAFASIGGHMVTANIEHHAVLEAAKLRDHTLVAADARGFISAEAVKKAIRPSTQLVSIALANNELGTIQPLRDIATVIRQEREARLSREDMTPIYLHSDASQGAGQIDIHVARLGVDLLTLNAGKVYGPKQVGLLWAASHVRLTPQIVGGGQERGLRSGTENIAGVIGFAGAMELAERHRKFESERLRGLRDELQKQLTSAFSDAIISGNEKKRLPGHLHISFPGIDAERLVFALEMRGVLVATGSACAANKGTRSHVLTAIGLAPEIADGSLRLTLGHLSTEENVRQAAEIIIEEITRERKRIAV, encoded by the coding sequence GTGAGTATCAAAGAGGTTATTTATCTTGATCATGCTGCTGCCACGCCCCTCGATGAGCGTGTCTTTCGTCGTATGCAGCCTTACTTTAGTGAGCTTTTCTATAATCCTTCTAGTCCTTATGCTCCAGCGCTTGCTGTACGACGCGACTACGACGCAGCTAAGCAAACAATTGCCAGTAGCATTGGTGCCAAATCTGACGAACTAGTTATGACAGCCGGTGCGACCGAATCTATCAACTTAGCATTTGCAAGTATTGGTGGACATATGGTGACGGCAAATATAGAACACCATGCCGTCCTTGAAGCCGCTAAACTACGTGACCATACGCTTGTTGCTGCTGATGCTCGTGGCTTTATTTCGGCAGAAGCTGTGAAGAAGGCAATTCGCCCGAGCACACAGCTGGTGAGTATTGCACTTGCCAACAATGAGCTTGGTACGATCCAACCGCTTCGTGATATTGCTACTGTCATTCGACAGGAACGAGAGGCGCGCCTGTCGCGAGAGGACATGACTCCCATCTACCTCCATAGTGATGCCTCGCAGGGTGCGGGTCAGATTGATATCCATGTAGCTCGACTTGGTGTTGATCTTTTAACACTCAACGCTGGCAAGGTGTATGGTCCAAAGCAGGTGGGCTTATTATGGGCCGCAAGCCATGTCCGTTTAACTCCACAAATTGTTGGTGGTGGTCAAGAGCGAGGCTTAAGAAGTGGTACTGAAAATATCGCGGGAGTGATTGGTTTTGCAGGTGCCATGGAGCTTGCTGAAAGACACCGTAAATTCGAATCCGAGCGACTTCGAGGTCTACGCGATGAACTCCAAAAACAGCTAACAAGTGCATTCTCTGATGCAATTATTTCGGGTAATGAGAAAAAACGCCTACCTGGACATCTTCACATTTCATTTCCTGGCATTGATGCCGAGCGGCTCGTCTTTGCGTTGGAGATGCGAGGTGTTTTGGTGGCGACGGGCAGTGCCTGTGCCGCAAACAAAGGAACTCGCTCACATGTTCTAACGGCAATTGGACTTGCCCCTGAAATTGCCGATGGCAGCTTACGCCTTACGCTTGGACATCTTTCGACTGAGGAAAATGTACGTCAGGCTGCAGAGATTATTATTGAAGAAATAACCAGAGAACGAAAACGGATAGCTGTATGA
- a CDS encoding YdcF family protein codes for MIKALISAAAALIIIIVGLTVYLGPDDLSSCGNEPVATNSACAPADAIVAVSGGDTLARTDEAIKLYQNGWAPKLIFSGAAEDKSGPSNAAVMRREALAAGVPEQNILVEEYSTTTKQNAENTQSLFEQNGIKSVILVTSGYHERRAGLEFSTRSASVLVRDHPVAHDDQWSAFWWLTPVGWYLAVGEFVKIILFYVGVTR; via the coding sequence ATGATCAAGGCACTTATAAGTGCTGCCGCAGCGCTGATTATCATTATTGTTGGCTTAACCGTATATCTTGGTCCGGATGATCTTTCAAGTTGTGGTAATGAGCCAGTCGCTACAAATAGTGCGTGCGCTCCGGCAGACGCGATCGTTGCGGTTAGTGGTGGTGATACGTTAGCCCGAACGGATGAAGCAATAAAACTATATCAAAATGGATGGGCGCCAAAGCTCATTTTTTCAGGTGCAGCTGAAGACAAATCGGGTCCAAGTAATGCTGCGGTTATGCGACGAGAAGCTTTGGCGGCTGGCGTACCAGAACAAAATATTTTGGTTGAAGAGTATAGTACGACGACTAAGCAAAATGCAGAAAATACCCAAAGCTTATTCGAGCAAAATGGCATTAAGTCGGTTATTCTGGTAACATCCGGATATCATGAGCGTCGTGCAGGCCTTGAATTTAGTACTCGTTCAGCGAGTGTGCTTGTCCGAGATCATCCTGTAGCGCATGACGATCAATGGTCGGCTTTTTGGTGGTTGACACCTGTCGGTTGGTATTTAGCAGTAGGGGAATTTGTGAAAATTATATTGTTTTATGTAGGTGTAACACGATGA
- the mnmA gene encoding tRNA 2-thiouridine(34) synthase MnmA produces the protein MTKVYVGMSGGVDSSLTAALLVEQGYDVTGVYMKNWTQDLPGMRCPWADDLADAKRVAVQLGIDFKVFDFENEYKHKVVDYMIEEYKLGRTPNPDVMCNQEVKFKLFLETALEDGADMIATGHYAQVEDGILKRAIDDNKDQTYFLYRVTGDALQKTLFPLGGYTKPEVREMAKERSLFTAAKKDSQGICFVGKIGIREFLSQYVEQKPGAIIDKKTGKKLGMHDGAIFYTLGQRHGLELGGGLPYYVVAKNMDKNEVYVTTDLSDETLWKKEITLANIHWINDKPMDGEYEIRVRHRAPLIKARLVLGLDGAAILSLVDPERAVTAGQSVVVYDGPICLGGGIVSF, from the coding sequence ATGACAAAAGTATATGTAGGAATGAGCGGTGGTGTCGACAGTAGCCTGACGGCGGCACTTTTGGTTGAACAGGGCTATGACGTGACGGGTGTCTATATGAAAAACTGGACACAAGATTTACCTGGCATGCGTTGCCCTTGGGCGGATGATTTAGCTGACGCAAAACGCGTGGCGGTGCAGCTCGGTATCGACTTTAAGGTATTTGACTTCGAAAACGAGTACAAACACAAAGTCGTAGATTACATGATCGAAGAATATAAACTCGGTCGCACTCCAAATCCTGATGTTATGTGCAATCAAGAGGTAAAGTTTAAACTATTTCTGGAGACTGCGCTTGAAGATGGCGCAGATATGATTGCGACAGGACATTATGCACAAGTTGAGGATGGCATATTAAAACGTGCTATTGATGATAATAAAGATCAAACGTACTTTTTGTATCGAGTTACTGGCGACGCATTACAGAAAACACTCTTTCCATTGGGTGGTTATACAAAGCCTGAGGTTCGAGAGATGGCCAAAGAACGCAGTCTATTTACGGCTGCAAAAAAAGATAGTCAAGGTATTTGTTTTGTAGGAAAAATTGGTATCCGTGAATTTTTGAGTCAATATGTTGAACAAAAACCAGGCGCTATTATTGACAAAAAAACGGGTAAAAAACTAGGCATGCACGACGGTGCGATTTTCTACACGCTAGGCCAACGTCACGGTTTAGAACTTGGCGGTGGTTTGCCGTATTATGTTGTAGCCAAGAACATGGACAAGAACGAGGTCTATGTTACGACTGACCTTAGCGATGAGACGCTTTGGAAAAAAGAGATTACTCTCGCAAATATTCACTGGATCAACGATAAACCTATGGATGGCGAATACGAGATTCGGGTTCGTCATCGTGCCCCGCTGATAAAAGCGCGTCTTGTATTGGGGCTAGATGGCGCTGCTATTCTTAGCCTCGTTGATCCTGAGCGCGCGGTTACCGCTGGTCAGTCAGTTGTTGTTTACGACGGGCCAATTTGCCTCGGTGGCGGAATAGTCTCCTTTTAA
- a CDS encoding prepilin-type N-terminal cleavage/methylation domain-containing protein: MAQQKAWAQNGFTIIELVVVIVVIGILAAITLATYAGVKNKSFDTSVQADLRSIASGLKSFKAATGSYPTTDTILSTLTDSSGNVVTAAVPKISHDGYSMTDDSNPNDTYFRNLLVCVRSGGADPEFGIVALSQSGNTWYYTSSNSSITQATQAFVGVDGTECPYVGIASTDPGYAHFWAYKRAATTTDLNAGWLNWAAY; the protein is encoded by the coding sequence ATGGCACAACAAAAAGCGTGGGCGCAAAATGGATTTACTATCATCGAATTGGTTGTCGTTATTGTAGTGATCGGCATTTTGGCTGCTATCACTCTTGCGACGTACGCAGGCGTAAAAAATAAATCATTTGACACCTCTGTTCAAGCGGATCTTCGAAGTATCGCATCGGGACTTAAAAGCTTTAAGGCAGCAACTGGCTCTTATCCAACGACAGATACAATTCTCAGTACGTTAACTGACAGTTCCGGCAATGTTGTAACGGCAGCTGTTCCAAAAATATCGCACGATGGTTACAGTATGACGGACGATTCTAACCCTAACGATACGTATTTCCGTAATTTGCTCGTCTGCGTTCGTAGCGGTGGAGCGGATCCTGAATTTGGCATTGTCGCATTATCGCAATCTGGCAACACATGGTACTACACGTCCTCGAATTCATCGATAACACAGGCAACACAAGCTTTTGTGGGCGTGGACGGAACGGAATGTCCGTATGTAGGCATTGCCTCAACCGACCCTGGCTATGCGCACTTTTGGGCCTATAAACGCGCAGCAACAACAACTGATCTGAACGCTGGCTGGCTTAACTGGGCCGCATACTAG
- a CDS encoding alanine--tRNA ligase, translated as MNAQDIRNAYLQYYKDHHHTVIERAALMLKDDPTTLFTGSGMQPLMPYLLGEAHPDGVRLVDSQPCLRAQDIEDVGDNRHTVFFEMLGNWSLGDYFKADQLPWMYEFLLDVVKLDINKVYATCFIGNEEFNIPRDNESAELLKKIFADRGIEALMADLGSEEDGYARGMKPGERIFFYDAFKNWWWRGKGIAGMPEGEPGGPSSEMFYRFDDSDHTDAEKKKYGEFCHPNCDCGRFMEIGNNVFMEYVRRGEGFEKLPNRNVDQGSGLERIAAAAIDSPDVFKISLMWPIIDKLQMLSGKKYDSHTESMRVIADHLRGATFLAVDGCVPANKEQGYVMRRLLRRAIRFAFDLGIEQNFFEEVVPVIADLYHADYPEVAAKREDVVATLVKEEKVFRQTLRKGLKQLEKFAKDGLTGAELFMLYDTFGFPVELSTEEAFKQDIVLSENWRQEFNDKMAEQRARSQTATKGTFKGGLGGQTDIHKKYHTATHLLQSALRQLFGSELRQHGSNITEERLRFDFNLDHKMTPEEIAKAEELVNGWIKEDLLVTFKLYPTQEALDMGAIGPFGERYDDTVKVYQMGEGDHIASLEICGGPHVDHTGQLAEGGKVFKITKEESSSAGIRRIKAILV; from the coding sequence ATGAATGCACAAGATATCCGCAACGCCTACCTACAGTACTACAAAGATCACCATCACACTGTTATAGAGCGCGCGGCCTTGATGCTAAAAGACGACCCGACGACGCTATTTACAGGCAGTGGTATGCAGCCGCTTATGCCATATTTGCTTGGCGAAGCTCATCCCGACGGTGTTCGTCTCGTTGACAGCCAGCCCTGTCTTCGCGCTCAGGATATTGAGGATGTAGGCGATAATCGACACACCGTATTTTTTGAGATGCTTGGAAACTGGTCGCTTGGTGATTACTTTAAAGCAGACCAGCTGCCCTGGATGTATGAGTTCTTGCTCGACGTCGTTAAACTGGACATCAACAAGGTGTATGCAACCTGTTTTATTGGTAATGAAGAGTTTAATATTCCAAGGGATAACGAAAGTGCTGAATTACTAAAAAAGATATTTGCCGATCGTGGTATTGAGGCGCTTATGGCAGACCTTGGTTCGGAAGAAGATGGTTATGCCAGAGGAATGAAGCCTGGCGAGCGGATATTCTTTTATGACGCGTTTAAAAACTGGTGGTGGCGCGGCAAGGGTATTGCAGGTATGCCAGAGGGTGAGCCTGGCGGTCCAAGTAGTGAAATGTTCTATCGTTTTGACGATTCTGATCATACTGATGCTGAGAAAAAGAAGTATGGCGAGTTCTGTCACCCAAACTGTGATTGTGGCAGGTTTATGGAGATTGGCAACAATGTCTTCATGGAATATGTACGCCGTGGTGAGGGTTTTGAAAAGCTGCCAAATCGTAACGTAGACCAAGGATCTGGTCTCGAGCGAATCGCAGCGGCTGCCATCGACAGCCCCGATGTCTTTAAAATCAGTCTTATGTGGCCAATTATTGATAAGTTGCAGATGCTTAGTGGCAAAAAATATGATAGTCATACTGAAAGCATGCGGGTTATCGCTGATCACTTACGCGGTGCGACGTTCCTTGCAGTGGATGGCTGTGTACCAGCAAACAAGGAGCAAGGTTACGTAATGCGTCGCTTGCTTCGTCGCGCCATCCGTTTTGCGTTTGATCTTGGTATTGAACAGAATTTCTTTGAGGAAGTAGTTCCTGTTATTGCTGATTTGTACCATGCAGATTACCCCGAGGTTGCCGCTAAACGCGAGGATGTTGTTGCGACACTTGTAAAAGAGGAGAAGGTTTTCCGCCAGACATTACGCAAGGGTCTAAAGCAACTTGAAAAGTTTGCTAAGGATGGCCTAACTGGTGCAGAACTCTTTATGTTATATGATACGTTTGGTTTTCCTGTAGAACTTTCGACCGAAGAGGCTTTTAAGCAGGACATTGTGTTGTCAGAGAATTGGCGTCAAGAGTTCAACGATAAAATGGCTGAACAACGAGCTCGATCGCAAACAGCAACCAAGGGTACATTTAAGGGCGGTCTTGGCGGTCAGACCGATATTCACAAAAAATACCACACGGCAACACACTTACTGCAGTCCGCACTTCGCCAGTTGTTTGGTTCTGAACTTCGCCAACACGGCAGTAACATTACCGAAGAGCGTTTGCGGTTTGACTTTAACCTCGACCACAAGATGACTCCTGAAGAGATTGCAAAAGCCGAAGAGTTGGTAAATGGTTGGATTAAAGAGGACCTACTCGTAACATTCAAGCTCTATCCAACTCAAGAAGCACTCGATATGGGTGCAATCGGTCCGTTTGGTGAGCGCTACGACGATACGGTTAAGGTGTATCAAATGGGTGAAGGCGACCATATTGCCAGCCTCGAAATTTGCGGCGGTCCTCACGTCGACCACACTGGCCAGTTGGCTGAAGGTGGTAAGGTGTTTAAGATCACCAAAGAAGAGTCGAGCTCGGCTGGAATTCGTCGTATCAAAGCTATTCTTGTGTAA